One part of the Anaerolineales bacterium genome encodes these proteins:
- a CDS encoding nitroreductase family protein, which yields MKVSEAIRRKRAIRDFTDEPLPDEVVLAILKAGRRSQSSKNRQAWRFLAIRQRETLRQVSKLGQFAGHLAGAALGVLILTPPPEKFYGALFDAGQAAAYMQLAATELGVGSCLATLYDSDKVAALLGIPEDWQALMAISFGYPAEKEKLRLAKLLKGRKDFDELVKWEKWS from the coding sequence ATGAAAGTATCTGAAGCCATCCGCCGTAAGCGCGCCATTCGCGACTTCACAGATGAGCCGTTGCCTGACGAGGTAGTGCTGGCCATCCTGAAGGCGGGCCGTCGTTCTCAGTCATCCAAGAATCGCCAAGCCTGGCGCTTCCTCGCCATTCGCCAGCGCGAGACGCTGCGCCAGGTCAGCAAACTGGGCCAGTTCGCCGGCCACCTGGCGGGCGCGGCCCTGGGTGTGCTCATCCTCACGCCCCCACCCGAGAAGTTCTACGGTGCTCTATTCGACGCGGGTCAGGCTGCTGCCTATATGCAGCTGGCCGCCACCGAATTGGGCGTGGGCTCATGCCTGGCCACGCTCTACGACAGCGACAAGGTCGCCGCGCTGCTTGGCATCCCCGAAGACTGGCAAGCGTTGATGGCTATCTCCTTCGGTTATCCGGCTGAGAAAGAGAAGCTGCGTCTGGCCAAGCTTCTCAAAGGCCGCAAAGACTTTGATGAACTCGTGAAATGGGAGAAGTGGTCCTAG